In one window of Prevotella fusca JCM 17724 DNA:
- a CDS encoding LrgB family protein, with translation MSPLKETIGQTINLIQDGKDIFSNQYVILTLTFAAFFYIRRLQQRTGWMLLNPILIAIVLIIVYLKVTGVSFEVYKQGAQLIDFWLKPAVVALGVPLYLQLDAIKRLWFPIVMSQLVGCLVGIVSVVLVAKLCEAPPVIILSMASKSVTTPIAMEVTQSLGGIPSLTAAVVVITGIIGALVGFRTLSIGHVSSPIAQGLSMGAASHAVGASTAMAYSSKYGAFASLGITLNGIFTALLTPTVLRLMGII, from the coding sequence ATGTCACCATTGAAAGAAACTATTGGTCAGACGATCAACCTCATACAGGACGGCAAGGATATTTTCTCAAATCAGTATGTCATCCTGACATTGACTTTTGCAGCGTTCTTTTATATCCGTCGTCTGCAGCAGCGTACAGGCTGGATGCTACTCAATCCTATCTTGATTGCGATTGTGCTTATCATCGTTTATCTCAAGGTGACGGGTGTATCTTTTGAAGTCTACAAGCAAGGCGCACAGCTGATTGACTTCTGGCTCAAGCCTGCTGTCGTAGCCTTAGGCGTACCTCTTTATCTTCAGCTCGATGCGATTAAACGATTGTGGTTCCCAATCGTCATGTCACAGCTTGTCGGCTGTCTTGTCGGCATCGTGAGTGTTGTTTTGGTAGCCAAACTTTGTGAAGCACCACCGGTAATAATACTTTCAATGGCAAGTAAGTCTGTCACAACACCTATTGCGATGGAAGTAACGCAGAGTCTTGGCGGTATTCCTTCACTTACTGCAGCTGTAGTCGTTATCACGGGTATCATCGGTGCATTGGTAGGCTTCAGAACCCTGTCTATTGGTCATGTCAGCAGTCCTATCGCACAGGGTCTCTCTATGGGAGCAGCTTCCCACGCCGTTGGTGCATCGACTGCGATGGCATATAGCAGCAAGTATGGTGCCTTTGCCAGTCTGGGTATTACCCTGAATGGTATCTTTACAGCCCTGCTTACGCCGACGGTACTCCGTCTGATGGGTATTATCTGA
- the lpxB gene encoding lipid-A-disaccharide synthase, whose protein sequence is MKYYLIVGEASGDLHASRLMQSLKQYDPDAEFRFFGGDLMTKAGGTRVKHYRELAYMGFVPVLLHLPTIFKNMKMCKEDIVRWKPDVVILVDYPGFNLNIAKFVKKNTKIPVYYYISPKIWAWKEWRIKSIKRDVREMFSILPFEVPFYEKKHNYKIHYVGNPTAEEIDNFRHVYTESKDEFCQRNGLSSKPIIAILAGSRKQEIKDNLPSMLEAARHFEDYQMVIAAAPSITESYYKKFLGDSEAKMVKTQTYELLSHSTVALVTSGTATLETALLNVPQVVCYETPVPKLIRFAFKHIIKVRFISLVNLIADKEIVQELLADRFSIRNIANELYRILPGQPSRDRMLADYQLVRDQLGNEAAPDNAARIMVEKLTNGRVDRLTSEQANELTNEQG, encoded by the coding sequence ATGAAGTATTACCTGATAGTTGGCGAAGCATCCGGCGACCTGCATGCCTCACGGCTTATGCAGTCGCTGAAGCAGTATGATCCGGACGCAGAGTTCCGTTTCTTCGGTGGTGACCTGATGACGAAAGCAGGGGGTACACGTGTGAAGCATTACCGTGAGCTTGCCTATATGGGCTTTGTTCCTGTGCTGCTGCACCTGCCCACCATCTTCAAGAACATGAAGATGTGTAAGGAAGACATCGTGCGTTGGAAGCCTGATGTCGTCATCCTCGTTGACTATCCGGGATTCAACCTCAATATCGCCAAGTTTGTAAAGAAGAATACAAAGATTCCTGTCTATTATTACATCTCACCGAAGATATGGGCATGGAAGGAGTGGCGTATCAAATCTATCAAGCGTGACGTGAGGGAGATGTTCTCCATCCTGCCGTTTGAAGTGCCTTTCTATGAGAAGAAGCATAATTACAAAATTCATTATGTTGGTAACCCGACAGCCGAGGAAATAGATAATTTCCGCCATGTCTACACAGAGTCAAAAGATGAGTTCTGCCAGCGCAACGGCTTGTCATCCAAGCCTATCATAGCCATCCTTGCCGGCAGCAGGAAGCAGGAAATCAAGGACAACCTGCCCTCTATGCTCGAGGCTGCACGCCACTTCGAGGACTATCAGATGGTGATTGCTGCAGCACCTTCCATCACTGAAAGTTACTATAAGAAGTTCCTGGGCGACAGCGAGGCTAAGATGGTGAAGACGCAGACATACGAGCTCCTCTCCCACTCCACTGTAGCACTTGTCACCAGTGGCACTGCTACACTTGAAACCGCACTGCTGAATGTCCCGCAGGTGGTCTGCTACGAAACACCAGTTCCAAAGTTGATTCGCTTTGCCTTCAAGCATATCATCAAGGTACGCTTCATCTCCCTCGTCAATCTCATTGCCGACAAGGAGATTGTGCAGGAACTTCTTGCCGACCGTTTCTCTATCCGCAACATTGCCAACGAGCTTTACCGCATTCTTCCCGGTCAGCCTTCCCGCGACCGCATGCTTGCTGATTATCAGCTTGTACGCGACCAATTGGGCAATGAAGCTGCACCCGACAATGCGGCAAGAATTATGGTTGAGAAGCTGACAAATGGGCGAGTGGATAGATTGACAAGTGAACAAGCGAACGAGTTGACGAATGAACAGGGATAA
- the surE gene encoding 5'/3'-nucleotidase SurE — protein sequence MNSKKPLILISNDDGYHSNGIRTLVSFLSDFAEIVVCAPEAARSGFSCAFSVVDYLLLKKRHNIPDCEVWSCTGTPVDCVKLALDQILAGRKPDLILGGINHGDNSSVNNHYSGTMGIAYEGCMKYIPSIAFSSCDYNTAADLSYLRDYVRIIVRKVLDEGLPKGICLNVNFPKVEKFAGLKVCRMGFGSWIREVERCKHPRGFDYYWMTGHYRNDEPEATDNDQWALEHGYVSVTPTKIDVTDFEVLNKMKTWESL from the coding sequence ATGAATTCCAAGAAGCCTCTCATACTTATATCCAACGATGACGGATACCACTCTAACGGTATCCGCACGCTCGTTTCATTCCTCTCCGACTTTGCCGAAATCGTTGTCTGTGCACCAGAGGCAGCCCGTTCGGGGTTCTCGTGCGCCTTCTCCGTAGTCGATTACCTGCTGCTGAAGAAGCGTCACAACATACCCGACTGTGAGGTATGGTCCTGCACGGGTACACCTGTCGACTGTGTGAAGCTGGCTTTGGACCAGATTCTTGCCGGGCGCAAGCCCGACCTCATCCTGGGCGGTATCAATCACGGCGACAATTCTTCTGTGAACAATCATTACAGCGGAACAATGGGTATTGCGTATGAGGGCTGCATGAAGTATATTCCTTCCATAGCATTCTCAAGCTGCGACTACAACACTGCTGCCGACCTCTCTTACCTGCGTGATTACGTAAGGATTATTGTCAGGAAAGTTCTTGACGAGGGATTACCGAAAGGCATCTGTCTGAACGTGAACTTCCCTAAGGTTGAGAAGTTTGCCGGACTGAAGGTGTGCCGTATGGGCTTTGGAAGCTGGATAAGAGAGGTGGAACGTTGCAAGCATCCTCGTGGCTTTGACTACTACTGGATGACAGGACATTACCGTAACGACGAGCCAGAAGCAACCGACAATGACCAGTGGGCATTGGAACATGGATATGTATCTGTCACACCAACGAAAATTGACGTGACTGACTTCGAGGTGCTCAACAAGATGAAAACGTGGGAATCTCTTTAA
- a CDS encoding ParA family protein: protein MGKIIALANQKGGVGKTTTTINLAASLATLEKSVLVIDADPQANASSGLGVDIKEVDCSLYECIIDHADIKDAIYTTDIEGLDIVPSHIDLVGAEIEMLKLSGREKVMSNLLAPIRDDYDYILIDCSPSLGLITVNALTAADSVVIPVQCEYFALEGISKLLNTIKIIKSKLNPKLEIEGFLLTMYDSRLRLARQIYDEVKRHFQELVFKAVIQRNVKLSESPSHGLPVILYDADSTGAKNHLNLAKEIIEKNKN from the coding sequence ATGGGAAAGATTATCGCACTTGCCAACCAGAAAGGCGGCGTAGGAAAGACGACTACCACCATCAACCTGGCGGCTTCCTTGGCAACACTTGAGAAGTCTGTATTGGTGATTGATGCCGATCCGCAGGCGAATGCGTCCAGCGGTCTGGGCGTGGATATCAAGGAGGTGGACTGTTCGCTTTACGAATGTATCATTGACCATGCCGACATAAAAGATGCTATCTATACAACTGACATAGAGGGGTTGGATATTGTTCCGAGCCATATCGACCTTGTTGGAGCTGAGATTGAGATGTTGAAGCTCAGTGGTCGTGAGAAGGTGATGAGCAATCTGCTTGCTCCGATTCGTGATGACTATGATTACATTCTGATAGACTGTAGTCCTTCGCTCGGTCTGATTACTGTCAATGCCTTGACGGCAGCTGACTCGGTCGTCATTCCAGTTCAGTGTGAATACTTTGCATTGGAGGGTATCAGCAAGCTGTTGAATACCATCAAGATTATCAAGAGCAAGCTGAATCCGAAGTTGGAGATTGAGGGCTTCCTGCTGACGATGTATGACAGTCGTCTGCGCCTTGCCCGTCAGATTTACGACGAAGTGAAACGCCATTTCCAGGAGTTGGTGTTCAAGGCGGTTATCCAGCGCAACGTGAAACTATCCGAGAGTCCGAGCCACGGCTTGCCGGTCATCCTCTATGATGCCGATTCTACTGGCGCAAAGAACCATCTCAACCTTGCAAAGGAAATCATTGAAAAGAATAAGAACTAA
- a CDS encoding ParB/RepB/Spo0J family partition protein — MAVQKKYNRNAKTNALGRGLDALISTEAVSTQGSSTINEVALDQIEANPNQPRREFDPVALEELANSIRELGLVQPITLRQVDDNRFQIIAGERRWRASQLAGLTAIPAYIRTIKDESVMELALVENIQREDLNAIEIALAYEHLLEKSGMTQERVAERVGKSRAAIANYLRLLKLPALVQMGLQKKEIDMGHARALLSLDSPSLQLKLYREILKNGYSVRKVEELCQQLNSGEDIQSAKKKIAARTRLPEEFNILKQRLSSFFDTKVQMSCNANGKGKISIPFASEEELLHIMEVMDKMK; from the coding sequence ATGGCTGTACAAAAGAAATATAATCGAAATGCAAAGACCAATGCCCTCGGCCGTGGTCTGGATGCGTTGATATCTACTGAGGCTGTCAGCACACAGGGCAGCTCAACGATTAACGAGGTCGCTTTGGACCAGATAGAAGCCAATCCTAACCAGCCGCGCCGTGAGTTCGATCCCGTTGCGCTGGAAGAGTTGGCAAACAGTATTCGTGAGTTGGGACTCGTTCAGCCGATTACCCTGCGTCAGGTGGACGATAACCGCTTCCAGATTATTGCTGGTGAGCGTCGTTGGCGTGCCAGTCAGCTGGCAGGATTGACAGCTATCCCGGCTTATATCCGCACCATCAAGGATGAAAGTGTGATGGAACTGGCGTTGGTTGAGAATATTCAGCGTGAAGACCTGAATGCGATAGAGATAGCCTTGGCATACGAACATCTGCTGGAGAAGAGCGGTATGACACAGGAACGTGTGGCAGAACGTGTGGGCAAGAGCCGTGCAGCCATTGCCAATTACCTCCGTCTGCTGAAACTTCCGGCACTGGTCCAGATGGGTCTGCAGAAGAAGGAGATAGACATGGGGCATGCCCGTGCACTGCTTTCACTGGACAGCCCGTCGCTGCAGCTGAAGCTCTATCGTGAGATACTGAAGAACGGTTATAGTGTCCGCAAGGTAGAGGAACTCTGCCAGCAGCTTAATAGTGGTGAAGATATCCAGAGTGCAAAGAAGAAGATTGCAGCCCGCACCCGCCTGCCAGAGGAGTTCAATATCCTCAAGCAGCGTCTCTCGTCGTTCTTTGATACAAAGGTACAGATGAGTTGCAATGCGAATGGTAAGGGTAAAATCAGCATTCCGTTTGCATCAGAAGAGGAGCTGTTGCACATCATGGAAGTGATGGACAAGATGAAGTAG
- a CDS encoding DUF5683 domain-containing protein, producing the protein MKLNEMILRGLLTAGMFAGVVGVQAQVLSHDTIKVVYPGDSAVVEVTDSQDKYIEEKAILTPDAEGRLTSVMRKDSVSMTRKKGRDWDKWRPSPKRALWLALVLPGAGQVYNRKYWKLPIFYGGFVGCIYAMTWNNQMYHDYAQAYLDITDNDPKTQSYNNFLHLGTAITPSNEERYKNIFKQRKDRYRRWRDLSIFTSIAVYALSVIDAYVDASLSDFDISDDLSLHIAPTVISDKSFATPNNPFRSSAIGLGCSLTF; encoded by the coding sequence ATGAAGTTGAATGAAATGATCCTCAGAGGACTGTTGACAGCCGGAATGTTTGCCGGTGTCGTGGGCGTACAGGCGCAGGTTCTTTCCCATGACACGATAAAGGTGGTCTATCCAGGTGATTCTGCAGTCGTTGAGGTGACTGATTCGCAGGATAAGTACATTGAGGAGAAAGCTATCCTTACGCCAGACGCCGAGGGGAGGCTTACCTCCGTGATGCGGAAGGACAGTGTCAGCATGACAAGAAAGAAGGGGCGCGACTGGGACAAGTGGCGTCCAAGTCCAAAGCGTGCACTGTGGCTTGCCCTCGTGTTGCCGGGTGCTGGACAGGTCTACAACCGCAAGTACTGGAAGCTGCCTATCTTCTATGGAGGCTTTGTGGGTTGTATCTATGCCATGACATGGAACAATCAGATGTATCATGACTATGCCCAGGCATACTTAGATATTACAGATAATGACCCGAAGACGCAGAGTTATAACAACTTCCTGCATCTCGGAACGGCCATCACTCCTTCCAATGAGGAACGCTACAAGAACATCTTTAAGCAGCGTAAGGACCGTTATCGTCGTTGGCGTGACTTGAGTATCTTTACCTCCATCGCCGTTTATGCGTTGTCGGTTATTGATGCATACGTGGATGCCTCATTGTCTGACTTTGACATATCAGACGACCTTTCGCTGCACATTGCACCGACGGTCATATCAGATAAGAGTTTCGCTACACCCAACAATCCTTTCCGTTCATCGGCTATAGGACTCGGTTGTAGTCTGACATTCTAA
- a CDS encoding lytic transglycosylase domain-containing protein, with protein sequence MNWKRYIVSFLIAMGATCGVHAQHQMVIDNRGKTVDVMIPAADGTMVGYVDVDYSDAKFYNSGMQMGFNSTPSSSIADADNGMEVIDRKMRNLSNVMMLTCNEEVKRYIDRYTKAGRQSTCYLLGRARYYNPFFEKALRSYGLPLELKYLPVIESGLNPNATSRVGAAGLWQFMTTTGKQYDLQIDSYIDERRDPEKSSYAAARMLSDLYNRFGDWTLALAAYNCGPGRVSNAIAKAGGGADFWAVYQYLPKETRGYVPAFIAASYVMNYYGDYDITPLSTGLPNSCDTIIVEKDVTLARVAGVLGMNVDDLKVLNPQYRQGFIRAFASNGAAKLRLPSEMIEKFRCYKDQIYQNDTATEDPDMTIAAANTSQQEALH encoded by the coding sequence ATGAACTGGAAAAGATATATTGTTTCCTTCCTTATAGCAATGGGGGCAACTTGTGGAGTACATGCACAGCACCAGATGGTCATTGATAATCGCGGTAAGACCGTTGATGTGATGATTCCTGCAGCTGATGGAACTATGGTAGGGTACGTGGATGTGGACTATTCGGATGCAAAGTTCTATAACAGTGGCATGCAGATGGGGTTCAACAGCACGCCTTCATCCAGTATAGCAGATGCAGATAACGGTATGGAAGTTATCGACCGTAAGATGCGCAATCTCTCGAATGTGATGATGCTGACGTGCAATGAGGAAGTAAAAAGGTATATCGACCGTTATACAAAGGCTGGACGTCAGTCTACCTGTTACCTGCTTGGACGGGCACGTTATTACAATCCGTTCTTTGAGAAAGCACTGCGTTCCTACGGTTTGCCGTTGGAACTAAAGTATCTTCCTGTGATAGAGTCCGGACTGAATCCCAATGCTACATCACGTGTGGGGGCTGCAGGATTATGGCAGTTCATGACAACTACAGGAAAGCAGTATGACCTTCAGATAGACAGCTACATTGATGAACGGCGTGACCCGGAGAAGTCTTCTTATGCCGCAGCACGTATGTTGAGCGACCTTTACAATCGTTTCGGCGACTGGACACTGGCACTTGCTGCCTATAATTGTGGTCCCGGTCGTGTCAGCAATGCCATAGCCAAGGCTGGTGGAGGTGCCGATTTCTGGGCGGTCTATCAGTATCTGCCGAAGGAAACACGAGGTTATGTGCCGGCTTTCATCGCAGCCAGCTATGTGATGAACTACTATGGTGATTACGATATAACGCCTTTGTCGACAGGTCTGCCTAACAGTTGCGATACGATTATCGTGGAAAAAGACGTCACACTTGCCAGAGTCGCAGGCGTATTGGGTATGAATGTGGATGATTTGAAGGTTCTCAACCCGCAGTACCGGCAGGGTTTCATCAGGGCTTTTGCCAGCAATGGTGCAGCCAAACTGCGTCTGCCGTCTGAAATGATTGAGAAGTTCAGATGCTACAAAGACCAGATTTACCAGAACGATACAGCCACCGAAGATCCTGACATGACCATTGCAGCTGCTAATACAAGCCAGCAGGAAGCACTACACTAA